A genomic segment from Actinoplanes sichuanensis encodes:
- a CDS encoding exo-beta-d-1,3/1,6-glucosidase, with protein sequence MPLPYQDSSLPVRERVEDLLGRMTLPEKVGQMLQLDARQDIGEIVLDKLAGSILHTSPAKLVEAAELVSRTRLRIPLITAEDCIHGHAFWPGATVFPTQLAMAATWDSTLVERVARATAVEAAATGVHWTFSPVLCIARDLRWGRVDETFGEDPYLISELGAAMIRGYQGEGLTDPTAILATAKHFAGYSETQGGRDASEADISRRKLRSWFLPPFERAAAEGCRVFMLGYQSMDGVPITANKWLLNDVLKGEWGFTGTLVTDWDNVGRMVWEQKVCADYAEAAAVAVKAGNDVVMTTPAFFEGAQEAIRRGLLVEDDIDAAVRRILRLKFELGLFENPRTPDAARQAEVIGHPDHTALNLEIARRSLVLLRNDGVLPLPPAPSKRIALLGPNADDVSTQLGDWAGDSGQVDWLPDGHPRELTTTVLDGLRELLPDGWQLDFDPAVEIEELVGDPEGETFPDGQPRPPISVGVPADPARIAAATATAAAADYAIVVVGDTVNLNGEHKSTATLELQGGQIALLDAVAATGTPMIVVLIDGKPHALPESALGAAAIVQAFNPGMRGGQAIAELLLGLIEPTGRMPISAARHAGQQPVFYNQTRGQHGSRYADLTQDPLFAFGEGLSYSTVTYDGLSIEEPDVAADGIVRATVRVTNTGTRPALETVQVYVSDLVTSATWASRELKAYRQVTVPAGESVTVAVEVAAADITLVDADGKRVVEAGDFELLVGPNSRPSALLAAKFRIS encoded by the coding sequence ATGCCCTTGCCATATCAGGACTCCTCGCTCCCGGTGCGAGAGCGTGTCGAGGATCTGCTGGGCCGGATGACTCTTCCCGAGAAGGTCGGCCAGATGCTCCAGCTCGACGCGCGACAGGACATCGGCGAGATCGTCCTGGACAAGCTGGCCGGATCGATCCTGCACACCTCCCCGGCCAAACTCGTCGAGGCCGCCGAGCTGGTCTCCCGGACCCGACTGCGGATCCCGCTGATCACCGCCGAGGACTGCATCCACGGGCACGCCTTCTGGCCCGGCGCCACGGTCTTCCCGACGCAGCTCGCGATGGCCGCCACCTGGGACTCCACGCTCGTCGAGCGGGTCGCCCGGGCCACCGCGGTGGAAGCCGCCGCGACCGGCGTGCACTGGACCTTCTCACCGGTCCTGTGCATCGCCCGCGACCTGCGGTGGGGCCGGGTGGACGAGACGTTCGGCGAAGACCCGTACCTGATCTCCGAGCTGGGCGCCGCGATGATCCGCGGCTACCAGGGCGAGGGCCTCACCGACCCGACGGCGATCCTGGCCACCGCCAAGCACTTCGCCGGCTACTCCGAGACCCAGGGCGGCCGCGACGCCAGCGAGGCCGACATCAGCCGGCGCAAGCTGCGGTCCTGGTTCCTGCCGCCGTTCGAACGGGCCGCCGCCGAGGGCTGCCGGGTCTTCATGCTCGGCTACCAGTCGATGGACGGCGTGCCGATCACCGCCAACAAGTGGCTGCTCAACGACGTACTCAAGGGCGAATGGGGCTTCACCGGCACCCTCGTCACCGACTGGGACAACGTCGGCCGGATGGTCTGGGAACAGAAGGTCTGCGCCGACTACGCCGAGGCCGCGGCGGTCGCCGTCAAGGCCGGCAACGACGTGGTCATGACCACACCCGCCTTCTTCGAAGGCGCCCAGGAGGCGATCCGGCGCGGCCTTCTCGTCGAGGACGACATCGACGCGGCGGTACGGCGGATCCTGCGCCTGAAATTCGAGCTGGGCCTGTTCGAGAACCCGCGCACGCCGGACGCCGCCCGTCAGGCCGAGGTGATCGGCCACCCCGATCACACCGCGCTCAACCTGGAGATCGCCCGCCGATCGCTGGTCCTGCTGCGTAACGACGGGGTGCTGCCGCTCCCCCCGGCCCCATCGAAGCGCATCGCGCTGCTCGGCCCCAACGCCGACGACGTGTCCACCCAGCTCGGCGACTGGGCCGGCGACTCCGGCCAGGTCGACTGGCTGCCCGACGGCCACCCGCGAGAGCTCACCACCACGGTCCTCGACGGCCTGCGTGAACTGCTGCCGGACGGCTGGCAGCTGGACTTCGACCCGGCCGTCGAGATCGAGGAACTCGTCGGAGACCCGGAGGGCGAGACCTTCCCGGACGGCCAGCCCCGACCGCCGATCTCGGTGGGCGTCCCGGCCGACCCGGCCCGGATCGCCGCCGCCACGGCCACCGCGGCCGCCGCCGACTACGCGATCGTGGTCGTCGGCGACACCGTCAACCTCAACGGCGAGCACAAGTCGACGGCCACCCTGGAACTCCAGGGCGGGCAGATCGCGCTGCTGGACGCGGTCGCCGCCACCGGCACCCCGATGATCGTCGTGCTGATCGACGGCAAACCGCACGCGCTGCCCGAGTCGGCGCTCGGCGCGGCCGCCATCGTGCAGGCCTTCAACCCGGGCATGCGCGGCGGCCAGGCCATCGCCGAACTCCTGCTCGGCCTGATCGAGCCGACCGGCCGGATGCCCATCTCGGCGGCCCGGCACGCCGGACAGCAGCCGGTCTTCTACAACCAGACCCGCGGCCAGCACGGATCCCGGTACGCCGACCTCACCCAGGATCCGCTGTTCGCCTTCGGTGAGGGGCTCAGCTACAGCACCGTCACCTACGACGGTCTCAGCATCGAGGAGCCGGACGTGGCCGCCGACGGGATCGTGCGGGCCACCGTCCGGGTCACCAACACCGGGACCCGGCCTGCGCTGGAGACCGTTCAGGTCTACGTCAGCGACCTGGTCACCAGCGCCACCTGGGCAAGCCGGGAGCTGAAGGCGTACCGGCAGGTCACCGTGCCGGCCGGGGAGAGCGTCACGGTCGCCGTCGAGGTGGCGGCGGCGGACATCACGCTGGTCGACGCCGACGGGAAGCGGGTCGTCGAAGCCGGCGACT
- a CDS encoding glutamate-cysteine ligase family protein — protein MGSADRVLRRTAEAIEHITGICFKTGPPRQVGAELEWTTHLATDPSAYLRAGDLVEALGAHTPAALGNPHPVPLPGGGTVTVEPGLQIEISSAPAGSLTELHTAVTADRETLAGLLASRGIVLGDRGLDPHREPRRTLESPRYAAMERSFDSAGRTMMGSTAGLQVCFDAGETDRVAARWAVLHEAGPALLALFANSPRHGWASARTATWHGIDQRRSGPVPSSTDSALSWADYAMRAPLLCVRREHGDWDAPPGVTMADWIETGGVEGGPPTIDDLEYHLGTLFPPVRPRGYLEVRYLDAQPGDEWIAPAAVLTTLLASDDLTDRARELAAPAVGRWHAAARSGLDDHPVRRAAAGLADLACRNLDRTGLAGPVRDTVIGIVSRRLREAVPGRPREDISV, from the coding sequence ATGGGTTCGGCTGACCGGGTTCTACGACGGACCGCTGAGGCGATCGAGCACATAACCGGCATTTGTTTCAAGACCGGCCCACCTCGACAGGTGGGCGCCGAGTTGGAGTGGACCACGCACCTGGCCACCGACCCGTCCGCGTACCTGCGGGCCGGTGACCTCGTCGAGGCCCTGGGCGCGCATACGCCCGCGGCCCTCGGCAATCCACATCCCGTGCCGCTTCCCGGCGGTGGCACGGTGACCGTCGAGCCGGGCCTGCAGATCGAGATCTCCTCGGCCCCGGCCGGCTCGCTCACCGAGCTGCACACCGCGGTCACGGCGGACCGGGAGACCCTCGCGGGCCTGCTGGCGAGCCGGGGCATCGTCCTCGGCGATCGCGGCCTCGACCCGCATCGGGAGCCCCGCCGCACCCTGGAGAGCCCGCGCTACGCCGCCATGGAGCGGTCCTTCGACAGCGCCGGCCGCACCATGATGGGCTCCACCGCCGGGCTCCAGGTCTGCTTCGACGCGGGCGAGACCGACCGGGTCGCGGCCCGCTGGGCGGTCCTGCACGAGGCCGGTCCGGCCCTGCTGGCGCTCTTCGCCAACTCACCACGGCACGGGTGGGCCTCCGCGCGGACGGCGACGTGGCACGGCATCGACCAGCGCCGCTCCGGGCCGGTCCCGTCGTCCACCGACTCGGCTCTGAGCTGGGCCGACTACGCGATGCGGGCGCCGCTGCTGTGCGTGCGGCGTGAGCACGGCGATTGGGACGCGCCACCGGGTGTCACCATGGCCGACTGGATCGAGACGGGCGGCGTCGAGGGCGGCCCGCCGACGATCGACGACCTGGAGTATCACCTCGGCACCCTCTTCCCGCCGGTCCGACCGCGCGGCTACCTGGAGGTCCGCTACCTCGACGCGCAACCCGGCGACGAGTGGATCGCCCCGGCCGCGGTGCTCACCACGTTGCTCGCGAGCGACGACCTCACCGACCGGGCGCGCGAGCTGGCCGCGCCCGCCGTCGGCCGCTGGCACGCCGCCGCCCGGTCCGGGCTCGACGACCATCCGGTGCGCCGGGCCGCCGCCGGGCTGGCCGATCTGGCCTGCCGGAACCTCGACCGGACCGGCCTGGCCGGCCCGGTCCGCGACACCGTCATCGGCATCGTCTCCCGCCGCCTGCGGGAAGCCGTGCCGGGACGCCCACGAGAGGACATTTCCGTATGA